The Desulfovibrio sp. JC022 genome window below encodes:
- a CDS encoding diguanylate cyclase encodes MSQVLILEPSKATALFIQITLQKAGFDCDHASTYEGAQELIAANDYFVGLSSMVLDGVDYGMGIDLLLEHRIPAIAVTASLDDHVLRALSNKNIVDYVLKKPDQAEYIARIVSRVYKNQGVKVLIVDDSASVRDWVTRILKRQGLTVLQAEDGVDATKVFYTNSDIKLVLTDYNMPEMDGLRLTAHLRSIRSMDELSIIVLSSDTKSRTAPLFLKQGANDFIQKTASIEEILCRVNSNLEFLELIQASRDRANKDFLTGLWNRRYFFEYGEPLYEQLILGGRELCVVILDIDHFKKVNDTYGHDAGDEVLKEFSALLADYVGDAGLVSRFGGEEFTIVLDGVPADELIDFLEEFRVLVEGFSVEFKGQVITITVSIGATANMDESLTAMISRADDKLYEAKGSGRNKVLCDW; translated from the coding sequence GTGAGTCAAGTTCTTATATTGGAGCCAAGCAAGGCTACGGCTTTGTTTATCCAGATTACTTTACAGAAGGCCGGGTTTGATTGTGATCATGCCAGTACATATGAAGGTGCACAGGAGTTGATTGCCGCCAATGACTATTTTGTTGGTTTGAGCAGTATGGTGCTTGACGGGGTGGATTACGGCATGGGCATCGATCTGCTGCTTGAGCATAGGATTCCCGCTATTGCTGTTACTGCCTCACTTGACGATCATGTGTTAAGGGCCCTCTCAAATAAAAATATTGTGGACTACGTGCTCAAGAAGCCGGATCAGGCTGAGTATATTGCCCGCATTGTCAGTCGGGTTTATAAGAATCAGGGAGTCAAGGTTCTTATTGTTGATGATTCCGCTTCAGTGCGGGATTGGGTTACCAGGATTCTTAAGAGGCAGGGTTTGACTGTTCTTCAGGCCGAAGACGGAGTTGATGCCACAAAGGTTTTTTATACGAACAGTGATATCAAGCTGGTGCTGACTGATTATAATATGCCGGAAATGGACGGGCTGAGGCTCACTGCGCATTTGCGTTCCATACGCTCTATGGATGAACTGAGTATAATTGTTCTTTCTTCAGATACTAAATCCCGTACCGCTCCGCTTTTTCTGAAACAGGGAGCCAATGATTTTATTCAGAAAACCGCCTCTATTGAAGAGATTCTTTGCCGGGTAAATTCCAACTTGGAGTTTCTTGAGTTGATCCAAGCTTCCCGCGACCGGGCCAACAAGGATTTCCTGACCGGATTGTGGAACAGGAGATATTTTTTCGAATACGGAGAACCGCTTTACGAGCAGCTTATCCTTGGAGGGCGTGAGCTTTGTGTGGTCATTCTGGATATTGATCATTTTAAGAAGGTTAACGATACTTACGGTCATGATGCCGGGGATGAGGTTTTAAAGGAATTTTCAGCATTGCTGGCGGACTATGTGGGGGATGCCGGGTTGGTTTCCAGATTTGGCGGGGAAGAGTTTACCATTGTTCTTGATGGCGTTCCGGCTGATGAATTGATTGATTTTTTGGAAGAGTTCAGAGTGCTGGTGGAGGGATTTTCTGTGGAATTTAAAGGTCAGGTTATAACTATTACCGTCTCTATCGGGGCTACAGCCAATATGGATGAATCGCTCACCGCAATGATCAGCCGGGCGGATGACAAGCTTTATGAGGCCAAAGGGTCCGGCAGGAATAAAGTCCTTTGTGATTGGTAG
- a CDS encoding PAS domain-containing protein has protein sequence MKLFFKKAPGLTIQLLTPMLALVVVMGIFIFSWSFYLSKTTLENELSIDIEKTESIVSLSLNNTLEDIKDDLIEMTLNADFRGAIITGDSETLDQNLYEFMNSRQGYLLDVLTIYRDGRNWVEAGVIELPIVQLRNKFKNTMSSSPAWGYLSFRSLNSIRTMLVCAVPVFNEHTGEVSGVLYGGIDLNSNVSFIDRLKKVSTAIDAVLISRHRLIISTSNPSKPEMKKLIDWTLDIKPGEFKIDEEVIYSTIQLLPQQADSPLLFSFSRKNPSFQSLKKNYMLNLGILLSLATALAVFTAWGLQKRILKALKLLTNYAQNVASGDRDTNFTAGQVREFNQLGLLLENMVSKLDENSAYISKLFSSAKAPIINCNTSGTILDMNPAAANLAGLNNNQVRNKSLDAFFSSDFHETISQALHQAVQGEFTPVLELPVRSNGREEKYFIWTFSPVRMDPTGEADFILLQGLDVTESKKAAKKAQESESRLRQIIDLLPQEIFANDLDGKFLLVNSIKAEKMGVPAENITGKFLPEIILDPVEVARILEDDRMVIERNEKLLTEESFRDEKRITHWIETTRVPYISAENNTPAILTISSDISRIKEVEQELKSLNKELVERVAMRTTELENANTALLKSMDELRQTQDKLVETEKMASLGELVAGVAHEINTPLGISVTSASFIKEMTETLQHSFESGTMKRSDLEKFLNTGSEALDNIMKNLERSAALISNFKQLAVDQESDDVRQVNLHEYIQGILLSLKPKFKEYKHELTVNCPKGMEINISPGSLMQVITNIITNSLIHAFPDTETGKISITAERSGKGVKLSFADNGIGMSAEQTLKVFEPFYTTARSSGNTGLGMHLVYNLVTRALSGTIECKSSLGEGTSYEIWFPEGE, from the coding sequence ATGAAGCTTTTTTTCAAAAAAGCACCCGGACTGACAATACAACTACTGACACCGATGCTGGCTCTGGTAGTTGTCATGGGAATATTTATATTCTCATGGTCTTTTTACCTGTCCAAAACCACCCTTGAAAACGAACTCTCCATTGACATTGAAAAAACTGAAAGCATTGTTTCACTTTCTTTGAACAATACCCTTGAAGACATCAAAGACGACCTTATTGAAATGACTCTTAATGCAGACTTCAGGGGTGCAATCATTACCGGGGACAGTGAAACTCTTGACCAGAATCTATACGAATTCATGAACTCACGACAAGGCTATCTGCTGGATGTCCTGACCATATACCGGGACGGGCGTAATTGGGTTGAAGCCGGGGTCATTGAATTGCCCATCGTACAGTTACGCAACAAATTCAAAAACACCATGAGTTCCTCCCCGGCATGGGGCTATCTTTCCTTCAGATCGCTGAACAGCATCCGGACCATGCTGGTTTGCGCAGTTCCGGTTTTCAATGAACACACCGGGGAAGTTTCCGGTGTTCTGTACGGCGGAATCGACCTGAACTCCAATGTATCTTTTATTGACCGGCTTAAAAAAGTCTCCACTGCAATCGATGCAGTTCTTATCAGCAGACACAGATTGATCATCAGCACCTCCAATCCGTCCAAGCCTGAAATGAAAAAACTCATTGACTGGACTCTGGATATCAAGCCGGGGGAATTCAAAATTGATGAGGAAGTAATCTACTCCACCATCCAACTGCTCCCGCAACAGGCGGACAGCCCTCTGCTGTTCAGTTTTTCAAGAAAAAACCCGTCCTTCCAGTCCTTGAAAAAAAACTACATGCTGAATTTGGGAATACTTCTCTCACTGGCAACAGCTCTGGCCGTTTTCACTGCCTGGGGATTACAAAAGAGGATTCTGAAAGCACTTAAATTACTAACAAACTACGCTCAAAACGTTGCTTCGGGAGACCGGGACACCAATTTTACAGCCGGACAGGTCAGAGAGTTCAACCAATTAGGACTCTTACTGGAGAATATGGTTTCAAAACTGGATGAAAACAGTGCCTACATTTCCAAGCTGTTTTCATCTGCAAAAGCACCGATCATAAACTGCAACACATCCGGAACTATTCTGGATATGAACCCGGCAGCAGCTAACCTTGCGGGACTTAATAATAATCAAGTCCGCAACAAATCACTGGACGCTTTTTTCTCCAGTGATTTTCATGAAACAATTAGTCAGGCTTTGCATCAAGCAGTACAAGGTGAATTTACCCCGGTTCTGGAATTACCGGTCCGTTCCAACGGCAGAGAAGAAAAATATTTTATCTGGACCTTTTCCCCGGTCCGCATGGACCCCACTGGTGAGGCTGATTTTATTCTCCTACAGGGGCTGGATGTCACCGAGAGCAAGAAGGCAGCCAAAAAAGCGCAAGAAAGCGAATCAAGATTACGCCAGATCATCGACCTGCTGCCGCAAGAAATTTTTGCCAACGACCTTGACGGAAAATTTTTATTGGTCAACAGCATCAAGGCTGAAAAAATGGGAGTTCCTGCTGAAAATATTACTGGAAAATTCCTGCCTGAGATCATTTTGGACCCGGTGGAAGTAGCCCGCATTCTGGAAGACGACCGCATGGTTATTGAAAGAAACGAAAAGCTGCTCACTGAAGAAAGTTTCCGGGATGAAAAGCGAATCACCCATTGGATTGAGACAACCCGGGTGCCTTATATTTCTGCGGAAAACAACACCCCTGCCATCCTGACCATATCCTCGGATATATCCCGTATCAAGGAAGTTGAGCAGGAACTCAAATCCCTGAACAAAGAGTTGGTGGAAAGGGTTGCAATGCGAACCACGGAACTGGAGAATGCCAACACAGCCCTGCTGAAATCCATGGATGAACTGCGCCAGACTCAGGACAAGCTGGTCGAAACGGAAAAAATGGCTTCCCTTGGGGAACTGGTTGCCGGGGTCGCCCATGAAATCAACACTCCCCTTGGGATCAGCGTAACCAGTGCTTCTTTCATTAAGGAAATGACTGAAACCCTGCAACACAGCTTCGAATCCGGCACGATGAAAAGATCGGACCTTGAAAAGTTCCTGAATACAGGCAGCGAAGCATTAGATAACATCATGAAAAATCTGGAACGCTCGGCAGCGTTGATCAGTAACTTCAAGCAATTGGCAGTAGATCAGGAATCAGACGATGTCAGGCAGGTCAACCTGCACGAATACATTCAAGGCATTCTGCTGTCCTTAAAGCCTAAATTCAAAGAATATAAACACGAACTTACTGTTAATTGCCCCAAAGGAATGGAAATCAATATCTCGCCTGGTTCACTCATGCAGGTCATAACCAATATTATAACCAACTCCCTGATTCATGCTTTTCCAGACACGGAAACAGGCAAAATATCCATTACCGCCGAGCGTAGCGGTAAAGGCGTAAAGCTGAGCTTTGCCGACAACGGCATCGGCATGAGTGCGGAACAGACACTGAAAGTATTTGAACCTTTTTACACCACAGCCAGAAGTTCTGGTAATACCGGACTGGGAATGCATCTGGTATACAACCTTGTAACCAGAGCATTAAGCGGCACAATTGAATGCAAAAGTTCCCTAGGTGAAGGAACCTCATATGAAATATGGTTCCCGGAAGGGGAATAA
- a CDS encoding helix-turn-helix transcriptional regulator has protein sequence MTANIETKSKVFKALGHPSRLAIVEALCDGELCVCDIVPIVGRDISTVSKHLSLLKDAGVLKDNKRGTNVYYSLDMDCVPGFLNCLENFFAAKFEEQAKAYAASSIKKL, from the coding sequence ATGACAGCAAATATCGAGACCAAATCAAAAGTGTTCAAGGCATTGGGACATCCCAGCAGGCTTGCAATTGTGGAAGCCCTTTGTGATGGAGAGCTTTGTGTCTGCGATATTGTTCCCATTGTGGGACGGGATATCTCTACTGTGTCCAAGCATCTTTCATTGCTTAAGGATGCGGGGGTACTTAAGGATAACAAACGCGGGACCAACGTGTATTACAGTCTGGACATGGATTGTGTTCCGGGATTCCTGAATTGCCTTGAGAATTTTTTTGCTGCCAAGTTTGAGGAGCAGGCCAAGGCCTATGCCGCAAGTTCCATAAAAAAATTGTAA
- a CDS encoding substrate-binding domain-containing protein, translating into MNFKQLLILITILCSLLPAIPLEAGEYYTLEEYIILHPGEKLLEESFNKLVKKNIVERLDKQFSPKIAVVCPGKQISDYWRRSCRSLESRIKQYGIIPRIHRFFIKPTAPLGKQSAVFHKALETNPDYLIFTLDASRHQRMIESILVAGKPKVILQNITTPLKIWEGKQPFMYVGFDHAQGTQMLAKYFARKTGGHGKYAVFLPDPGHLNKERGGTFISYMDKYTSLKLAAVFRTGIDKEKARLAALKIAEHHPDIKFIYACSTDIALGAIEGLREKGLLNRIMVNGWGGGSPEIDAIKKGELEVTVMRINDDNGVAMADAIILDMLGKNSQIPLVFSGRFEILDKRVNAKRLQRLQQESFRYSGN; encoded by the coding sequence ATGAATTTCAAACAACTCCTCATATTAATAACAATCTTATGCTCTCTACTTCCCGCTATACCGCTCGAAGCAGGAGAGTATTACACTCTCGAAGAATACATAATATTGCATCCCGGAGAAAAACTTCTTGAAGAGAGTTTCAATAAACTGGTCAAAAAAAACATCGTTGAACGACTGGACAAACAATTCAGCCCCAAAATTGCTGTTGTATGTCCTGGCAAACAAATATCCGACTACTGGCGCAGAAGCTGTAGATCTTTAGAAAGCAGAATTAAACAATACGGCATCATCCCGCGCATCCATAGATTTTTCATCAAACCGACCGCCCCACTCGGCAAGCAGTCCGCAGTTTTTCATAAAGCTCTGGAAACCAATCCAGACTATCTTATTTTCACCCTTGATGCTTCACGCCATCAACGGATGATCGAATCGATCCTCGTCGCCGGAAAGCCGAAAGTTATACTCCAGAACATCACCACCCCGCTTAAGATTTGGGAAGGCAAGCAGCCCTTCATGTATGTGGGATTCGACCATGCACAGGGTACACAAATGCTCGCAAAGTACTTTGCCCGCAAAACCGGTGGGCACGGCAAATATGCTGTATTCCTCCCGGACCCCGGACATTTGAACAAGGAAAGGGGGGGCACTTTTATCTCATACATGGACAAATACACATCCCTGAAATTAGCCGCTGTTTTCCGCACCGGTATCGACAAAGAAAAAGCCCGGCTGGCTGCATTGAAAATTGCTGAACACCACCCGGATATAAAATTTATTTACGCCTGTTCAACAGACATTGCCCTCGGAGCAATTGAAGGGTTGCGAGAAAAAGGGCTACTGAACCGCATCATGGTCAATGGCTGGGGCGGTGGGTCACCTGAAATTGACGCAATTAAAAAAGGGGAGCTAGAAGTTACAGTAATGCGCATCAACGATGACAACGGGGTTGCCATGGCTGATGCCATCATTCTTGATATGCTTGGAAAAAATTCACAGATCCCCCTTGTTTTTTCCGGCAGGTTTGAAATACTGGATAAAAGAGTAAATGCGAAACGGCTGCAACGATTGCAACAGGAGAGCTTCCGTTACTCGGGAAACTAA
- a CDS encoding putative zinc-binding protein — protein MSEEYETGFMVVSCSGGSGSGQAANSLAVELNRSGFAKMVCLAGIGAGLDECVEEAGKVRDLIVIDGCEKGCSQIMLSKMGIEPVHTFCLTKMGVECPVSEIDPVMLEELRKKIKLLFGQQRANSKYAVCGCDTCVRE, from the coding sequence ATGAGTGAAGAATATGAAACCGGTTTTATGGTGGTCAGCTGTTCCGGTGGGTCCGGTTCCGGTCAGGCGGCTAACAGTTTGGCTGTGGAGCTGAACAGGAGCGGTTTTGCCAAGATGGTCTGCCTTGCCGGGATCGGGGCCGGCTTGGACGAGTGTGTAGAGGAGGCAGGCAAGGTCCGGGATCTCATTGTTATTGATGGTTGTGAAAAAGGGTGTTCGCAGATTATGTTGAGTAAGATGGGAATTGAGCCTGTGCACACTTTCTGTTTGACCAAAATGGGCGTGGAGTGCCCTGTCTCGGAAATTGATCCTGTAATGTTGGAAGAGTTGCGTAAGAAGATAAAACTGTTGTTCGGTCAGCAAAGGGCCAATTCCAAGTATGCAGTGTGCGGGTGCGACACTTGTGTCAGGGAATAA
- the queF gene encoding preQ(1) synthase, which translates to MKTTKSQDKTEALVSLGQAGATKYNFDTPGPEILETFPNNFPGRPYIISIEFPEYTSLCPVTGQPDFATIIVEYIPDELCVESKSFKLYMGAYRNHQSFMETITNNILDHFVGRLSPLWMRVKGIFSPRGGTGLHVFAEHYNKESVQYEEVRETVREWKMESGRHSA; encoded by the coding sequence ATGAAAACAACAAAAAGTCAGGACAAGACTGAAGCTCTTGTCTCCCTTGGTCAGGCCGGGGCCACAAAGTATAATTTTGATACCCCCGGACCGGAAATCCTTGAAACCTTCCCGAATAACTTTCCGGGCAGACCTTATATAATCAGCATTGAATTCCCGGAATATACCTCCCTTTGTCCGGTAACCGGACAGCCTGATTTCGCAACCATCATTGTGGAATACATTCCCGATGAACTTTGTGTGGAATCCAAAAGTTTCAAGCTTTACATGGGGGCCTACCGCAACCATCAATCCTTCATGGAAACTATCACCAACAACATCCTTGATCATTTTGTGGGCCGCCTTTCTCCTCTGTGGATGAGGGTAAAGGGGATTTTTTCTCCCCGTGGCGGAACCGGGCTGCATGTTTTTGCCGAGCATTACAATAAAGAGAGTGTTCAGTACGAAGAAGTCCGTGAAACTGTCCGTGAATGGAAAATGGAATCCGGTAGACATTCAGCTTAG
- a CDS encoding permease, translated as MEELNIKPCACSSEPKKMEPLGMSPEPETPAEEQKKSTLPLSGNMLWAAMGGGLLLWYALYSQLLSFSRYAAFELLGLAPGSHLGEAIQFFIYDTPKVLMLLVLVVFGIGIIRSYVTVEWTRKVLAGKRESVGNVLAALLGVVTPFCSCSAVPLFIGFVAGGVPLGVTFSFLISAPMVNEVALVLLYGLMGWKVATLYFVTGIAIAIVAGWVIGRLGMEKHVEGWVKLASTENNGPQSDMSVEDRVAFGIDSVKDIVGKVWFYVVLGIGAGAAIHGYVPEEMMASIMGKGVWWAVPVSVLLGIPMYTNAAGVIPIVDALLGKGAALGTVLAFMMSVIALSFPEMVILRKVLKPKLIAVFVGVVACGILIVGYLFNMII; from the coding sequence ATGGAAGAACTGAATATTAAACCCTGTGCCTGTTCATCTGAACCTAAGAAGATGGAACCTCTAGGTATGAGTCCTGAGCCGGAAACTCCGGCGGAAGAACAAAAAAAATCCACCCTGCCATTGAGTGGGAATATGTTGTGGGCCGCAATGGGCGGTGGACTGCTGCTTTGGTACGCGCTCTATTCTCAGTTGCTGTCTTTTTCCCGGTATGCGGCCTTTGAGCTGCTTGGTCTTGCTCCGGGCAGTCACCTTGGAGAGGCAATACAGTTTTTCATTTACGATACCCCCAAGGTCCTAATGCTGTTGGTGCTGGTGGTCTTTGGTATCGGGATTATTCGTTCTTATGTGACAGTGGAATGGACCCGCAAGGTTTTGGCCGGGAAGCGGGAATCTGTCGGGAACGTGCTGGCTGCCCTTCTTGGGGTCGTTACTCCGTTCTGCTCCTGTTCCGCTGTGCCTCTATTCATCGGTTTTGTGGCCGGCGGGGTTCCGCTGGGCGTTACGTTTTCTTTCCTTATCTCGGCACCCATGGTTAACGAGGTGGCACTGGTACTGCTTTACGGGCTTATGGGCTGGAAGGTCGCAACCCTGTATTTTGTTACCGGAATTGCCATTGCCATCGTGGCCGGATGGGTTATCGGCCGGCTGGGGATGGAGAAGCACGTGGAAGGCTGGGTCAAACTGGCCAGTACCGAGAACAACGGTCCGCAGTCTGATATGAGTGTTGAGGACCGGGTGGCTTTCGGTATTGATTCAGTTAAGGATATTGTGGGTAAGGTCTGGTTTTATGTTGTACTCGGTATCGGAGCCGGGGCAGCCATCCACGGTTATGTTCCTGAAGAAATGATGGCTTCCATTATGGGTAAGGGTGTCTGGTGGGCGGTTCCCGTTTCTGTACTGCTGGGAATTCCCATGTACACCAATGCCGCCGGGGTTATTCCAATTGTTGATGCCCTGCTGGGCAAAGGGGCTGCTCTTGGAACCGTACTGGCCTTCATGATGAGCGTAATTGCCTTGTCTTTTCCTGAAATGGTCATCCTGCGTAAGGTACTCAAGCCGAAGCTGATCGCTGTGTTTGTCGGAGTAGTCGCCTGCGGTATCCTTATTGTGGGGTATCTGTTTAATATGATAATTTAA
- a CDS encoding diguanylate cyclase, which yields MEDRAKILIVDDERLNLNVLSDLLRQDYKVVLAKNGNQALDRINSDNQPDLVLLDVIMPELDGYEVLRKIKSSDETKGIPVIFITALDSEHDEARGLEMGAVDYIRKPFHPPIVKARVKNHLTIARQRKLLEGLANLDGLTEMPNRRSFELALEREWRRCSRSGDKMSLAMLDVDCFKQYNDNYGHTAGDEVLKKVADLLQAEVQRPADVAARYGGEEFVLLLPETDSGGGRYIAEKIRVLISELGIKHEHSSVSNVLTVSLGGVTVVPSSFSKAQDLTVGADSMLYEAKRRGRNMVLWTDLT from the coding sequence ATGGAAGATAGAGCTAAAATTCTTATTGTTGATGATGAGCGTCTGAATCTCAATGTTCTTTCGGATCTGCTGCGGCAGGATTACAAAGTAGTGCTTGCCAAAAACGGCAATCAGGCTCTTGACCGGATTAATTCGGATAATCAGCCGGATTTGGTCCTTCTGGATGTGATTATGCCTGAACTGGATGGATACGAAGTGCTGCGCAAGATCAAGTCTTCCGATGAAACTAAAGGGATTCCGGTCATTTTTATCACTGCCCTTGATTCCGAACATGACGAGGCCAGAGGTCTTGAAATGGGGGCTGTTGATTATATCCGCAAGCCTTTTCATCCTCCTATAGTTAAGGCAAGGGTCAAGAATCACCTGACCATTGCAAGGCAGCGTAAGCTTCTGGAAGGGCTTGCCAATCTGGACGGTCTTACCGAGATGCCTAACCGCAGGAGTTTTGAACTTGCTTTGGAGCGGGAGTGGCGTCGTTGCAGCCGTTCCGGTGACAAAATGTCGCTGGCCATGCTCGATGTGGACTGTTTCAAGCAATACAACGACAATTACGGGCATACTGCCGGGGATGAGGTCTTGAAAAAGGTAGCTGATCTCCTGCAAGCAGAGGTTCAACGCCCTGCGGATGTTGCGGCCCGTTACGGCGGGGAGGAGTTTGTGCTCCTGCTGCCGGAAACTGATTCTGGCGGCGGCAGATATATTGCGGAAAAGATCAGGGTGTTGATTTCAGAACTGGGTATCAAACACGAACATTCTTCAGTTAGTAATGTGCTGACGGTCAGTCTCGGTGGGGTGACTGTGGTGCCGTCTTCTTTTTCAAAAGCGCAGGATTTGACGGTGGGAGCCGATTCCATGCTTTACGAAGCCAAGCGCAGAGGCAGAAATATGGTTCTTTGGACCGACCTGACCTGA
- a CDS encoding queuosine precursor transporter: MLSSTFERKAFTLLTSLFIGSLVMAAVVSTKIINIFGFYAPAGVLAYSVTFIVSDIISEIWGKERANEVIHCGFIALLTAIVLSWAALHWTPAPFWHGQEGFASVLGNTPRIVLASLLAYLVSQTNDVWLFHLLRSMTNGKHLWLRNNLSTIISQLIDSTIFVSVAFYGVMPVTDIIIGQWVAKVCIAFLDTPLVYAGVNLLRQRTPLAATT, translated from the coding sequence ATGCTCTCTTCAACATTTGAACGCAAAGCGTTCACTCTTCTCACGAGCCTTTTCATCGGCTCGCTGGTCATGGCCGCGGTTGTATCAACCAAGATCATCAACATCTTCGGTTTTTACGCTCCCGCCGGAGTACTCGCCTACTCCGTGACCTTTATCGTCTCTGATATTATCAGTGAAATCTGGGGAAAGGAACGGGCAAACGAAGTAATCCATTGCGGATTTATCGCTCTGCTCACCGCCATTGTCCTTTCATGGGCCGCCCTACACTGGACACCTGCGCCCTTCTGGCATGGTCAGGAAGGCTTTGCCAGTGTGCTCGGCAACACCCCGCGCATAGTACTGGCCTCCCTACTGGCCTATCTGGTCAGCCAGACCAATGATGTATGGCTCTTCCATCTGCTGCGCAGTATGACCAACGGTAAACACCTCTGGTTGCGCAACAACCTCTCGACCATCATTTCCCAGTTAATTGATTCAACCATCTTTGTCAGCGTGGCCTTCTACGGAGTCATGCCTGTAACCGACATCATCATCGGCCAATGGGTTGCCAAAGTCTGCATAGCCTTTCTGGATACCCCACTGGTCTATGCCGGGGTAAACCTGCTCAGGCAGCGTACTCCACTGGCTGCGACCACCTGA